A stretch of Paracoccus sp. MA DNA encodes these proteins:
- a CDS encoding LPS-assembly protein LptD, with amino-acid sequence MMTRRHKTRLGAGTARAALLAAALPGMALAQSLTPEGQTLPVYGPTDPFLQDPAGPALAPTEDPGAVTRFADGTEASHTPSVASRPGTVRIAGSGEDAQGSPATLLADEVTLGADDKLTARGGVVIWYRGARLIASRVVYDNRTGAAEIEGPIHLTEPARAGTPQETILIADSAQLDPNMQDGILRGARLVLAREMQMAAREMRRSQNGAVTRLDNVVASSCQICAEDPIPLWEIRARAITHDARTRKLHFDRPQLRALGLPVASLPWLTAPDPSVERMTGFLQPQFRTTSGLGFGVKLPYFVTLGDHADITLTPYVAASRTSTLELRYRQAFSNGAMEWNGAISRDDIEEGETRGYLFGGARFELPRGYMLGLQIQMASNRAYLLEYDISEADRLWSGLTLDRVRRDRMVMARIGNYESLRDDEPEASTPSIVADALWKRRWTPDRIGGIASLEWSLHAHHRSSGEDVLGRDMARGSVALGWHRSEILRGGLVGTVEGHVNADIYRINQDSDYEDWVARADPTLAAELRWPLARHSGSVTHILEPVAQLVWSPERSREDDVPNEDSRLIEFDEGNLFSLNRFPGWDARESGFRANLGVSWTRIDPAGWSLGLTAGRVFRTEPDPAFAQAGPDGPAFTGPQGKKRSDWLLSTTYQGANGLALVNRALFDDSLTISRNELRLGWFRPGLQVSAGYLWLDADENENRAQDVSELTMAGGWQVARGWWATTETRYDFTADRAQKAQMGLEYRNECVTVEMSVERRFTSSEEVRPDTRFDLGIRLGGFGQQKPGPGTVARRACLR; translated from the coding sequence ATGATGACGCGCAGGCACAAGACCCGGCTGGGCGCAGGGACGGCGCGCGCCGCGCTGCTGGCGGCGGCCCTGCCCGGCATGGCGCTGGCCCAGAGCCTGACGCCCGAGGGCCAGACCCTGCCGGTCTACGGCCCGACCGACCCGTTCCTGCAGGACCCGGCCGGCCCCGCCCTGGCCCCGACCGAGGACCCCGGCGCCGTGACCCGCTTTGCCGACGGGACCGAGGCCTCGCACACCCCCAGCGTCGCCAGCCGGCCCGGCACGGTGCGCATCGCCGGCAGCGGCGAGGACGCCCAGGGCAGCCCGGCGACGCTGCTGGCCGACGAGGTCACGCTGGGCGCCGACGACAAGCTGACCGCCCGGGGCGGGGTGGTGATCTGGTATCGCGGCGCGCGGCTGATCGCCTCGCGCGTGGTCTATGACAACCGGACCGGCGCGGCCGAGATCGAGGGGCCGATCCACCTGACCGAGCCGGCCCGCGCCGGCACGCCGCAGGAAACCATCCTGATCGCCGACAGCGCGCAGCTGGACCCGAACATGCAGGACGGCATCCTGCGCGGCGCCCGGCTGGTGCTGGCGCGCGAGATGCAGATGGCGGCGCGCGAGATGCGCCGCAGCCAGAACGGCGCCGTCACCCGGCTGGACAACGTGGTCGCCTCGAGCTGCCAGATCTGCGCCGAGGACCCGATCCCGCTGTGGGAAATCCGCGCCCGCGCCATCACCCACGACGCCCGCACCCGCAAGCTGCATTTCGACCGTCCGCAGCTGCGCGCGCTTGGCCTGCCCGTCGCCAGCCTGCCCTGGCTGACCGCGCCCGATCCCAGCGTCGAGCGCATGACCGGCTTTCTGCAGCCGCAGTTCCGCACCACCTCGGGGCTGGGCTTCGGGGTCAAGCTGCCCTATTTCGTGACGCTGGGCGACCATGCCGACATCACGCTGACGCCCTATGTCGCCGCCTCGCGCACCAGCACGCTGGAGCTGCGCTATCGCCAGGCCTTCAGCAACGGCGCGATGGAATGGAACGGCGCCATCTCGCGCGACGACATCGAGGAGGGCGAGACCCGCGGCTATCTGTTCGGCGGCGCCCGCTTCGAGCTGCCGCGCGGCTATATGCTGGGCCTGCAGATCCAGATGGCCAGCAACCGCGCCTATCTGCTGGAGTACGACATTTCCGAGGCAGACCGGCTGTGGAGCGGCCTGACCCTGGACCGCGTGCGCCGCGACCGCATGGTCATGGCGCGGATCGGCAATTACGAATCGCTGCGCGACGACGAACCCGAGGCCTCCACCCCCTCGATCGTGGCCGACGCGCTCTGGAAGCGGCGCTGGACGCCGGACCGGATCGGCGGCATCGCCAGCCTGGAATGGTCGCTGCATGCGCATCACCGCTCGTCCGGCGAGGACGTGCTGGGCCGCGACATGGCGCGCGGCTCGGTGGCCCTGGGCTGGCATCGCAGCGAGATCCTGCGCGGCGGCCTCGTCGGCACCGTCGAGGGCCATGTGAACGCCGACATCTACCGCATCAACCAGGACAGCGACTACGAGGACTGGGTGGCCCGCGCCGATCCGACGCTGGCGGCCGAGCTGCGCTGGCCGCTTGCCCGGCATTCGGGCAGCGTGACGCATATCCTGGAGCCGGTGGCGCAGCTGGTCTGGTCGCCCGAACGCTCGCGCGAGGACGACGTGCCCAACGAGGACAGCCGCCTGATCGAGTTCGACGAGGGCAACCTGTTCTCGCTGAACCGCTTTCCGGGCTGGGACGCGCGCGAATCCGGCTTTCGCGCCAATCTGGGCGTCAGCTGGACGCGGATCGACCCGGCCGGCTGGTCGCTCGGCCTGACCGCGGGGCGCGTGTTCCGCACCGAACCCGACCCGGCCTTTGCCCAGGCCGGCCCCGACGGCCCGGCCTTCACCGGGCCGCAGGGCAAGAAACGCTCGGACTGGCTGCTGTCGACCACCTATCAGGGCGCGAACGGGCTGGCGCTGGTCAACCGGGCGCTGTTCGACGACAGCCTGACCATCAGCCGCAACGAGCTGCGGCTGGGATGGTTCAGGCCGGGGCTTCAGGTCTCGGCGGGCTATCTCTGGCTGGACGCGGACGAGAACGAGAATCGCGCCCAGGATGTTTCGGAACTGACCATGGCCGGCGGCTGGCAGGTCGCCCGCGGATGGTGGGCCACGACCGAGACGCGCTACGACTTCACCGCCGACCGGGCGCAGAAGGCGCAGATGGGTCTGGAATACCGCAACGAATGCGTGACCGTCGAGATGTCGGTCGAGCGGCGCTTCACCTCCTCGGAGGAGGTGCGGCCGGACACCCGCTTCGATCTGGGCATCCGGCTGGGCGGCTTTGGCCAGCAGAAGCCGGGTCCGGGAACGGTGGCGCGCCGCGCCTGCCTGCGCTAA
- a CDS encoding peptidylprolyl isomerase, translating into MRRILLGAAMAAMLAASGVSPAFAQGNPFQPLVYVNDSAITRYELDQRMRFMQLLRAPDADRASAEQALIDDRLRIFAARQLGITASDEQIDAGLAEFAGRANMGVEEFVRALGQAGVERQAFRDFVAAGVVWRDVVRQRVVPQVQVDDAEIEQEMQRALETPRVTHVALSELIIPAPSGQEEQAMDLAESVVQNVRSEADFAAAARRHSATPSAPEGGRLPWTPLANLPPSLRQIILSMQPGQISQPLSVPGAVVLFYLRDTRGTLRPGATDQVLDFLRLRLASAEEANRIAALSDTCADVFVHARGLPPEQIQRQTLPQGQIPTGDALRLAVLDDNESTVINQGGAVELLMLCKRRPALLAAGAQEAAVPVTAEEEGAAAPEPDALPDREEVRNVIFNRKVGQAAENYLAELRANAIIRRP; encoded by the coding sequence ATGCGGCGAATTCTTCTGGGGGCGGCCATGGCCGCGATGCTGGCGGCAAGCGGGGTTTCCCCGGCCTTTGCGCAGGGCAATCCGTTCCAGCCGCTGGTCTATGTCAACGATTCGGCCATCACCCGCTACGAGCTGGACCAGCGGATGCGCTTCATGCAGCTGCTGCGGGCGCCGGACGCCGACCGGGCCTCGGCCGAGCAGGCGCTGATCGACGACCGGCTGCGGATCTTTGCCGCCCGCCAGCTGGGCATCACCGCCAGCGACGAGCAGATCGACGCCGGCCTCGCCGAATTCGCCGGCCGCGCCAATATGGGCGTCGAGGAATTCGTGCGCGCGCTCGGCCAGGCCGGGGTCGAACGCCAGGCCTTCCGCGATTTCGTCGCCGCCGGCGTGGTCTGGCGCGACGTGGTGCGCCAGCGCGTCGTGCCGCAGGTCCAGGTCGATGATGCCGAGATCGAACAGGAGATGCAGCGCGCGCTGGAGACGCCGCGCGTCACCCATGTCGCCCTGTCCGAACTGATCATCCCCGCCCCGTCCGGCCAGGAAGAGCAGGCCATGGACCTTGCGGAATCGGTGGTGCAGAACGTGCGCTCGGAGGCGGATTTCGCCGCCGCGGCGCGGCGCCATTCCGCGACGCCCTCGGCCCCCGAGGGCGGGCGCCTGCCCTGGACGCCGCTGGCCAACCTGCCGCCCTCGCTGCGGCAGATCATCCTGTCGATGCAGCCGGGCCAGATCAGCCAGCCGCTGAGCGTGCCGGGCGCGGTGGTGCTGTTCTATCTGCGCGACACCCGCGGCACGCTGCGCCCCGGCGCCACAGACCAGGTTCTGGATTTCCTGCGCCTGCGCCTGGCGAGCGCCGAGGAGGCGAACCGCATCGCGGCACTTTCCGATACCTGCGCCGATGTGTTCGTCCATGCACGCGGCCTGCCGCCCGAGCAGATCCAGCGCCAGACCCTGCCGCAGGGCCAGATCCCGACCGGCGACGCCCTGCGCCTGGCGGTGCTGGACGACAACGAATCCACCGTCATCAATCAGGGCGGCGCGGTCGAGCTGTTGATGCTGTGCAAGCGCCGGCCCGCGCTGCTGGCGGCGGGGGCGCAGGAGGCGGCGGTGCCGGTGACCGCCGAGGAAGAGGGCGCCGCGGCGCCCGAGCCCGACGCGCTGCCCGACCGCGAGGAAGTGCGCAACGTCATCTTCAACCGCAAGGTCGGCCAGGCGGCGGAAAACTATCTGGCCGAGTTGCGGGCCAATGCGATCATCCGCCGGCCGTGA
- the pdxA gene encoding 4-hydroxythreonine-4-phosphate dehydrogenase PdxA produces MTEARPIILTCGEPAGVGPELAPKALASGVPFLFLGDPRHLPEGTAWAEVEAPGEPVPPGMLGVLRHDFPAPARPGRPDPANVPAVVEVIARAVDLAMSGAAGGICTLPINKEALKRGAGFGFPGHTEYLAHLAGDVPVAMMLASTSVEPPCRVVPVTIHIPLSEVPLALTPLRLEQAVRITDAAMRRDFGLARPRLAIAGLNPHAGENGVMGDEEARWMVPLIERLRREGFDLRGPLPADTMFHPAARARYDAALCAYHDQALIPIKTLDFAGGVNVTLGLPFVRTSPDHGTAFDIAGQGIADAQSVIAALRMAHEMAARR; encoded by the coding sequence ATGACTGAAGCCCGGCCGATCATTCTGACCTGCGGCGAGCCTGCGGGCGTCGGGCCGGAGCTGGCCCCCAAGGCGCTGGCCTCGGGCGTGCCCTTCCTGTTTCTGGGCGATCCGCGGCATCTGCCGGAAGGCACCGCTTGGGCCGAGGTCGAGGCGCCGGGCGAGCCGGTGCCGCCGGGCATGCTGGGGGTGCTGCGGCATGATTTCCCGGCCCCGGCCCGGCCCGGCCGGCCCGATCCCGCCAATGTCCCCGCGGTCGTCGAGGTCATCGCCCGCGCCGTGGATCTGGCCATGTCCGGCGCCGCCGGCGGCATCTGCACCCTGCCGATCAACAAGGAGGCGCTGAAGCGCGGCGCCGGTTTCGGCTTTCCCGGCCATACCGAATATCTGGCGCATCTGGCCGGCGACGTGCCGGTGGCGATGATGCTGGCCTCGACCTCGGTCGAGCCGCCCTGCCGGGTGGTGCCGGTAACCATCCACATCCCGCTGTCCGAAGTGCCGCTGGCGCTGACGCCCCTGCGGCTGGAGCAGGCCGTCCGCATCACCGATGCCGCGATGCGGCGCGACTTCGGCCTGGCGCGGCCGCGTCTGGCCATCGCCGGGCTGAACCCCCATGCCGGCGAGAACGGCGTCATGGGCGACGAGGAGGCGCGCTGGATGGTCCCGCTGATCGAGCGGCTGCGCCGGGAAGGGTTCGACCTGCGCGGCCCGCTGCCGGCCGATACCATGTTCCATCCGGCGGCCCGGGCGCGATACGACGCGGCGCTGTGCGCCTATCACGACCAGGCGCTGATCCCGATCAAGACGCTGGATTTCGCCGGCGGGGTGAACGTGACGCTGGGCCTGCCCTTCGTGCGCACCTCGCCCGATCACGGCACTGCCTTCGACATCGCCGGCCAGGGAATCGCCGATGCGCAGAGCGTCATCGCGGCGCTGCGCATGGCGCATGAGATGGCGGCGCGGCGATGA
- the rsmA gene encoding 16S rRNA (adenine(1518)-N(6)/adenine(1519)-N(6))-dimethyltransferase RsmA codes for MSAIDGLPPLREVIARHDLRAKKQLGQNFLLDLNLTAKIARAAGDLTGCDVIEVGPGPGGLTRGLLAEGARHVLAIEKDARALPALAEIAAAYPGRLEVIHGDALEVDPLAHLSPPIRIVANLPYNVGTELLIRWLTPPAWPPFWQSLTLMFQKEVAERIVARPGGKAYGRLAVLAQWRTEARIVMALPPEAFVPAPKVHSAVVQLTALPEPRFPADPAVLNRVVAAGFNQRRKMLRASLKGLHPRIEELLVEAGIAPTARAEEIGLERFCALARGLAAAPR; via the coding sequence ATGAGCGCCATCGACGGGCTGCCGCCGCTGCGCGAGGTGATCGCGCGGCACGATCTGCGGGCGAAGAAGCAGCTGGGGCAGAACTTCCTGCTGGACCTGAACCTGACCGCCAAGATCGCGCGCGCTGCGGGCGACCTGACGGGCTGCGACGTGATCGAGGTCGGGCCGGGGCCGGGCGGGCTGACGCGCGGGCTGCTGGCCGAGGGCGCGCGCCATGTTCTGGCAATCGAAAAGGATGCCCGCGCCCTGCCCGCCCTGGCCGAGATCGCCGCCGCCTATCCCGGCCGGCTGGAGGTAATCCATGGCGACGCGCTGGAGGTCGATCCCCTGGCGCATCTGTCGCCGCCGATCCGCATCGTGGCGAACCTGCCCTATAACGTCGGCACCGAATTGCTGATCCGCTGGCTGACGCCGCCGGCATGGCCGCCCTTCTGGCAGTCGCTGACGCTGATGTTCCAGAAGGAGGTGGCCGAGCGCATCGTGGCCCGGCCGGGCGGCAAGGCCTATGGCCGACTGGCGGTGCTGGCGCAATGGCGGACCGAGGCGCGGATCGTCATGGCCCTGCCGCCCGAAGCCTTCGTGCCGGCACCCAAGGTGCATTCGGCGGTGGTGCAGCTGACCGCCCTGCCCGAGCCGCGCTTCCCGGCCGATCCGGCGGTGCTGAATCGCGTCGTGGCGGCCGGATTCAACCAGCGCCGCAAGATGCTGCGCGCCTCGCTGAAGGGGCTGCATCCGCGCATCGAGGAGCTGCTGGTCGAAGCCGGCATCGCGCCCACCGCTCGGGCCGAGGAGATCGGCCTGGAACGGTTCTGCGCGCTGGCGCGGGGCCTGGCCGCCGCGCCGCGCTGA